A window of Glycine soja cultivar W05 chromosome 2, ASM419377v2, whole genome shotgun sequence genomic DNA:
ctcttttctccctttgccaaaagaatagaaggactaaccacctgaattcttttgtgtctcccttctctcttcccaaagattcaaaggactaaccgcctgagaattcttttgattcttcccttccccttaaacaaaagatttcaaaggactaaccgcctgagatatcttttgtttcccttttacaaagattcaaaggactaaccacctgagaatcctttgtcccaacacattggagggtacatcctttgtggtacaagcagagggtacatctacttggggattgttatattgagaacaagagagggtacatctcttgtggatcagttcaagtggagggtacatccacttggttattcaaagagaacaagggagggtacatcccttgtggatctttggcttgtaatggattttacaaggttgaaagaaatctcaagaatcattggttgcttggggactagatgtaggcacgggttgtttccgaaccagtataaatcctgtgtttttcttcttcttccctacactctttaatttttgttgtgtacttttaattgccgcttttaattttggttaagtttatgtttctgttctttaccttcttaacttagtagtaaaagcctagttgaatctagtaacattaagaaggataaatttttaattagtcaagacatattaataattaatttagccccccttcttaattattccgaggccacttgattcaacattctcctcacttatatggtgcttaactttttcacttctactcgatgtgggacttcacctcacacttgtactccaacaatctcccccctcaagtgtgagtctcttcAACATCGTAGCCTCCCCCTCGAGCGGATGTCATTATCATCCATGAGTATAGCCATTAGAGCCCACATGCTCTAGCTACTTGCAGTACTTGCACTGCTGCTCCATCTGCGGGACACGCTGTCGAGACTCACCGCTAAGAAGACTTTCGTTATAAGGGATCCCCAAGGTTAAGATCCATCGCCATCATCTTACTCGTCTGAGCCGGTTACCAAGTTGAACCATCGGCTCTAATACCAGTTGTTGGGGAAATTCGAGGGGGATAATCACCAATGTCAGACATATTCTTGccttaaagagaaatttaatatctatagGGCAGTTGGATGATGAGGGGCATTACACCACTTTTGGAGATGGAGCTTGGAAGGTAAAAAAAGGCAATCTCGTTGTGGCTCGTGGAAAGAAGTCAGAATCTCTTTACATGATTGCAGATGAGGATATAGTAGTAGTTACTGAGGCTGTCAATAATTCAACCCTATGGCATCAAAGACTTGGACACATGAGTGAAAAAGGAATGAAGCTTATGGCAGCAAAGGGTAAGCTATCAAGCCTGAAGCATGTTGATGTTGGTGTTTGTGAAAACTATATCTTTGGAAAGCAGAAAAAGGTTAGCTTCTCAAGGGCAGGGAAGACGCCTAAAGTTGAAAAGCTATAATTGGTGCACACAGATGTTTGGGGGCCAGCCTCAGTGAAATCTGTTGGAAACTCACGCTATTATGTCACCTTTATCGACGAATCTACTAGAAAGGTAtgggtttattttcttaaaaataaatctgatgtgttttttgtgtttaaaaGGTGGAAAATAGAAGTTGAAAATCAGACAGTTCTAAAGGTTAAAAGTATGAAATCTGACAATGGCAGGGAGTATGATAGTCAAGAGTTTAAGGACTTCTATTCAGAACATGGGATCAGAATAATTAAGACAATACTAGGAACACTTGAGCAAAACGGTGTTGCAGAAAGgatgaatagaaccttgaacgAGAGAGCGAGGTGTATGCGGATCCAATCTGGCTTGCCTAAAGCATTTTGGGCAGAAGTaataaacacaacaacatatctCATCAATAGAGGACCATCAGTTCCTTTGAATTATCAGCTTCCCGAAGAAGTATGGTCTGGAAAGGAGGTAAAACTTTcatatttgagaattttttgttgtgtttcatATATACTGCTAGACTCTAATAGTAGAGATAAATTGGATCCGAAGGCaaaaaagtgttattttattggttatggaTCTGACATGTATGGCTACAGGTTTTGGGATGACCAAAACAAGAAAGTTATCAGAAGCAGGAATGTCACTTTTAAtgagaacttattttataaggacaaaTTTTATGCAGAATCTACATGTGCAGGTAAACTGTCAGAAATTTCTAAGAAAACAACActtgaagaaatttcagaaagtGATGTAGCCAATAGAAACCAAAGTACAAGCGTAGAGGTTGAGTCAGAACCAAAACCATCAACTCCTCTAAGAAAATCTAGCAGAATTTTAGTACCATCAGATAGGTATTCCTcttcattgcattatttgttgttaaCTGATGTTGGCGAGCTAGAATGTTTTAGTGAGGCTATGCAGGGGAATGACTCTATTGAGTGGGAGCTAGCAATGAAAGATGAGATGACATCCCTTTAGAAGAATAAGACGTGGtctttaattaaattgcaagaaggaaagaaagttttacaaaataagtGGGTCTATAGGCTAAAGGAAGAATCTGATGGTAAAAGAAGATACAAGATGAGACTTGTGGTGAAAGGGTTTTAGCAGAAACAAAGAATTGATTTCACAGAGATCTTCTCTCCAGTTGTAAAGATGACTACCATCGTGGTGAAAGGGTTTCAGCAGAAACAAGGAATTGATTTCACAGAGATCTTCTCTCCAGTTGTAAAGATGACTACCATTAGAGTTATTCTGAGTATTAGATGTTAAAACTGCATTCTTGCATGGGGATTTAGAGGAAGACATTTATATGACCCAACCAGAAGGTTTTGAAGTGCCAGGCAAGGAGAATCTTGTGTGCAAGTTTCATAAAAgtttatatggcttgaaacaagcaccGAGGTAGTGGTACAAGAAGTTTAATGAGTTGATGAACCACTCAGGAATCTAGTATGGCAGAAATTAATAGGTTGAAGCAGGAGTTGGATGTTACATGGGACAGCCGTGGACGTAGGTACACACATTGTGTGCCGAACCAAGTTAAAACTTTGtgtcttctctctcttctccttattgctctatactaacaTCTGATAGATTTACATTGGTGGATCATGAACCACCACATAAGAGAATTTGATAGCACTTTAAGCCtaaaccttaaggctcaggtttatgaGTCTTCTCCTTACGATGTGTGACTTCATCTCATACTTGTACTCCAACACACCTAAATTAGTGTATCAAGTTGGACCAATTAGTTTAATGGGGAATTGGATAGGTTATTAATCcgaataactaaaaaaaatcatagaagtaaaataaattaagaaatgacCATAATCGGTTCAAGTGTTGCGGTGAATTCCCCAAGTAACAAATGTGAGTAACATGGCGCCATCGCTAAACAAGTTTCACGAGTGATTGATCTTTCTTGGTCTCTTTTATAAACTTATTATCAAAATCAGACTGTTGTAAAATATATTACCGGTATAGGTCTATTTTGACTAAATACtaggttaaattaaaaatttgaggaGGTAGCATGTCGGGTCAACTCCACGGACGAAACAACTATTTGTAATAGTTATTTCACCCTAAGCATGCATATTACTGGAGTTTCAGTAACCAAGGGATTTGTTTTAATCGTTAGTATAGAAATAACAAATGCTATTTGCTGGTTCAAGCATTTGCTATTTCTAGTACTTAAAAGAACCAACAATTCCAAATTACTGTTTGCTTTTTTTCCCGTCAAGTGAAATAGCAATTACAAATTGCTGGTTCATAATGCATACGACCAGCGTTGAGATTCATACTTTTAGGCGTAGGAAGTGTTGATGGATTAACTGAATTAACTTGTTTTGGatttaaataaacttataaagAAAGTAATTTGAGGAAAGCTCTTGCATAAAGaatgatatatttatataaaaaacaaataagctTTTTTGcccataaaatatattgaattagtttattttaaatatattattaacataaGTATGACTTTAATTTTAATGGTATTTAACGTATTtcctatattaaaaaaatgtcttatatTTGCCTTTGAAAAAACCCCTTATACTTAATATTAGGATGTACGTTTAAATAGGCtacttgccttaaaacaaaaagatatctatatttcaataaaaaaaattaaggaggtagaacatatttaaaattgtaaaatttaaaaatattaacaatttcataaaaatcatgttataggagactatttaaaatttgataaaactgaactataaaataattttagttaaatcttaaaaatatttagaaaatgaaTTGACGTGCTTaattcaacttattttttttaaaagaaatatccTGTGTATCTTTATTAATTGCCGAATgtctatttgtttttattataatagtcCTTGAGGGTAGAATAATCGGATTCCAAAATAATCACGTTTGATTAGAGCTTTggattcttaaaataaattgtggtaaataaaattaatttggaaaGAAGTAAAGATTTTAATCTTTTCTAACATAAAACGTTGATTCTAAGTTTGAATTCCAAGGCGAGATGATACAATAATTTCATTTTGCTGCTTCTGTCACATGCAACTACGTGTCAACATATATGGAACCAGCAACTACGTCTAGTTGTTCCCAACGCTGTTTCACGTGCAGGGTTCTGTTTATGCATGAACCAACAAATTTTGTCTGCTATATCTTTATACTACTCGACTAGCTACctgttttttatgtttcatattCGCATCAGTTTCTTATGTCATCATGGTGTCTAACAAATGCAACTTTATTGACGAAATTGGTACCGTTTTGAAAACGCGAAATGGAATAACTGGTTTACGTGGATGCCACATCATCTTCatttttctaacaaaaaaatcacGTGTAAACAAAACAACTAATCAAAATTGGTGGTTCACCTGTTTCTTTATCAAAAACATACCTATACCCATAAtatgaaacaaatttattttgataataagttTATAAAAGAGACCCAAAAGGAAGAATGACTCCAAGTAGAGGaaacatataaaatttgaaacttggattaaaggagaaattgaaaaaaaaattgaatttttatttttaaaagttaattttctctttcttaaataaatcgtttttcataatttgtaatttctcttttctctcttctctttcttccaTCCTAAACATTTCCAAGTAGAGGAAACatacaaaatttgaaacttggattaaaggagaaattgaaaaaaaaattgaatttttatttttaaaagttaattttctctttcttaaataaatcgtttttcataatttgtaatttctcttttctctttcttccatCCTAAACATTCCATAAATATAAGtacaaaaaaatttcatgaatCCTCTTTGGTATTGATATATTGCTAATATAGGTGAAAAAGCTCAAATAGAACCACTGATTCCAACTTGTCCAAGCAAGCCACAAAAACGGATCATGGTAAAAACGTGGTGGGAAATGCTATTGCCATTACCAACTTAAGTAAGTTTCCTCTTTTTTCCACTCACCATATCCTTGCACCCTTCAAACTTCCCTTCATCAAAATCCCATGCCACCCCATCTCTATCCTCCAACACTGCCACGCGACCCCCAACCCAACCCCCCCCAAACCAGATCCAAAACCATCATACCCACCTTCCCCTACGACTTCGCAACCCGCACCTAGTCTAGATCCAAAGTAGATCTAAGTCGCACCCGCACCCCGTTGCATCACGCCACCAGCATAGATCCAGAAATGTTGTGCCACACCAACATTGTCCTCCCTGTCGAGATCCGTGCCACCCCTTCAAGATCTTAATGTTTGTGTTGTTGTCCATTGTTGTGTTGTCATCTGCAGGTGTAAGGGAAAAGGAATGGGAAGGGAAGAGTCTAGGATTTTTGGCCAAAACAGAATTACATATccgttttgtaaaaaaataaaaaaaaacaatagaaataTGATTCCATTTGTTACATAGTATAACAACATAATAGTATTTCCATTGTGCGCACggggtaaaaaaattaatgctaCGGAAAGGATTCTCTTGTACACTATcacaccctaatttcgttcagggactatcattcatggatttgtgaatcatgaaggttttgatgatgctagaaagaatttacttgataatggttgttatcatcaaaaagggggagaatgtaaatgtatgaatacaagttttgatgatgccaaagtataatcaaacaagattgcttcaagaaacaTTCAAGGTTAAGCAAATAGAggttgcttcaagattaattcaaggtcaagcaaacaagattaagaaaaagataaggcctcagtttatttgttaaaagaatctcactggTTGATCAATTTTGGCCtcaagaaaattattttcatcaactcaaggcactggtaatcgattaccaggcgttgtaatcgattaccagaaacagATTGCAAATGGACTTTTcagaaagggttttgaaatttgaattttgaatcttgtaatcgattaccgggtGTTTGTAATTCATTACTAGTAACGAACCTtcagaaaacactttgaaaagtcatgacccttcaaaatattattgtgtaatcgattaccagaatcctataatcaattactagtgagaaaatttcagaaaaactttttgaaaagacacatctcttcaaaccattttgaaaaggcacaatgggtgatgtaagctccattggagcttgtaggcctaggatcttcttcatcaatggattcctttgcttcttggaagatgaatggcagcggaatggagaaggaagagagagatgagacaccacttcaaggagaagatgagtctagaagaagctcatcaccataggaggccatggataagagcttggaggaagaaggagatgaatgaagggagaggaagagaggagcacgaaatttcgtgctctaaaagagctctgaaatttgaagtttaatattcaaatgatcaaagtttaaaaaaatgcacacacatgacccctatttatagcctaagtgtcacacacaattggagggaaatttgaatttcaattcaaatttcacttgaatttgaaattgaatttgtggagccaaaatttcacaaattatgattagtgaattttagttatggttcagcccactaatccaatatcaattccaagattttccactaagtgtgcttaggtgtcatgaggcatgtaaagcatgaaggacatgcacaaagtgtgactatatgatgtgacaatggggtgtagtaagcaaatgctcacctccccctctaaaatttaattggattgggcttctcccaattcaattaaatttatttctaaccacgcacatcaaatattcacttaatgcatgtgaaattacaaaactacccccaatacaaaaaactagtctaggtgccctaaaatacaagggctgaaaaatcctacatttctagggtaccttacctatattatggagccctaaatacaaggcccaaaaataatgaaaccttaatctaatatgtacaaagataagcgggctcatacttagcccatgggcccgaaatctaccctaaggctcatgagaaccctagggccttctcttgcatctttggcccaattttcttgggagtcttctatccaatgcccttgggggggggtaggattgcatcaatgggcctatatatatgtgtgtttgacttcaaaaagaaaaaaaaagagagagagatgttctaagagaacttaattgtcaaatcttctctaaacaactattggccaaacacttgcaaatctattgaaagTTCTTCTAAGAACTTCAacttgtatcatctactctaaaggaaagaaatctttctgttcagCTCATAAActtagttgtaatcaagagactggttgtctcttggattgtgagaatattgaacacaagggtgagggatctcaaggtgtgttcaaagtttgtaaaggatttacagagatagtggaaaatctcaagtgggttgtttgaggactggatgtaggcacgggaagtggccgaaccagcaTAAAacgagtttgcaattctctcttctcttatctcagttattttattgcaatttagTGTGTCTTGCTTagttaaaagaacattattaaattgattgcttcttcttctacattttgagcctatcatatattatttaaaagagGGGATTAAAAAACTTGTTAGTCATAAATTTGTAAGACTTAATTttccccctcttaagttattgaggccacatgAGACCTTCAGTGTTAAGAGAAATTGGAGAGAAatcaaagagaagaagaagaaaaaagagaaaaatgaggcTGAGGCACTACCGAATTGCAATCATAATcgacttctacatcgttcttcattcggtgttcttcgttcgtcatcctgttagtatttattttaaggatTTGGATACGGTCTATACACTCTTAGGAATCCTCTTTGTTgctttgtgcatcttcatctcattcttctatcatcagtaatctcattttcttcttgtaaaataaatttcaatcgaTCATTTGCGCTGTAAATCAtctttttaaagagattgaaagttaatgaacaaaaccaagataaaatcaacatataactgattttttttctccatcaaAGTAAATTGagatcgttcaaggtccaacaccttaacgacctttttgttcttgttagttaaaatgaatctttcaaaagcctaaaatcaactcaacacataaagaactacgtaggtctgaatttctcatcgcacctgaggatacgtaggagcaagggcaacacccttgtcgaccccaaaaaataaagaaacataaaaagggaaaataaataatattgaagtcacatttttcacactcgattaaagactgtcgtcccttgtgatggacgcgtggggtgctaataccttccccgcgcgtaaacaactcccaaacccttttctttgaaatccgcaaacctctttttgatttttctaatgttttcctcaaataaatgttggtggtgactcccgcACGTTCTCCTTTTTGGAAGACACACTTTTTTATCTTGCCTCACCCTCTCGCCGAAGGGTAGTTGCGACAATtgacgactccactggggactttttgttAGAGATTTAAGCCATTTAATCATTGTGCAATGTTTATCGTCACCTTTTCTTTATTTAgtttcccttttctcttttatgttcTTGTTTTGTCCATACTTATATAACTCTTTTTCTATGcttttgtgtttggtgtgtggctgtctgtggaagcaatgacttccaagattattttgatgatgccaaagaatcaagagttaagcaattTCCAAAGaatcaagcttcaagaatcaagtctcaaagaatcaagattcaagaacaattaagtttcaagattcaagaacaatcaagatcaagattcaagactcaagaatcaagattcaagagaagttgatttcaagattcaagactcaagaatcaagagaagttgatttcaagattcaagagaagaaatcgagAAGCAACActcaagacttcacaagggaagtatttttcaaaaatccaaaaatatcaaaattttgttttacaaaagaattttctaaaaaattttctaagttaccagagtatttactctctggtaatcgattaccagtttcatgtaatcgattaccagtgaccaaatttgatttcaaaatgtttttaactgatttgtaacattccaaaatatttttcaaatggtgtaatcgattacactatattggtaatcgattaccagtgtatctgaacattggaattcaaatccgattgtgaagagtcacaacttatcataaaatgcattatgcaatagattacatgattatggtaatcgattaccagtgataaattttgaataaaaggtcaaaagttgtaactcttgacatgattttctcaaggttataactcttccaatggttttcttgaccagacatgaagagtttataaaagtaagaccttgacttgcattcaaaagaACTTTTACAACTCTTTAACAATTTTTGAGAACTTCTAAGAATTCCTTTCTACCCATCTctcttcttgttcttcctttaccaaaaatatttataagttttgtttttccaaaccttgtttttCTACAAGTGAAAATTCTACAGAAAACAAAcgtgtgctatcttttcttctcttctccttttgctaaaagaatagaaggactaaccgcctgaattcttttgtgtctcccttctccctttccaagagaattcaaaggactaaccgcctgagaattattttgattcttcccttcccctttaacaaaagatttcaaaggactaaccgcctgagaatcctttgtcttaacacattggagggtacatcctttatggcacaagtagagggtacatctacttgagttgttatactgagaacaagagagggtaaatctcttgtggatcaattcaagtggagggtacatccacttggtttttcaaagagaacaagggagggtacatcccttgtggatctttggcttgtaaaggattttacaaggttgaaagaaatctcaagaaccgttggttgcttggggactagatgtaggcacgggttgttgccgaaccagtataaaattcttgtgtttgtcttcttcttc
This region includes:
- the LOC114375550 gene encoding uncharacterized protein LOC114375550; translation: MRQLDDEGHYTTFGDGAWKVKKGNLVVARGKKSESLYMIADEDIVVVTEAVNNSTLWHQRLGHMSEKGMKLMAAKGKLSSLKHVDVGVCENYIFGKQKKVSFSRAGKTPKVEKL